Proteins found in one Coffea eugenioides isolate CCC68of chromosome 5, Ceug_1.0, whole genome shotgun sequence genomic segment:
- the LOC113771591 gene encoding glycine-rich cell wall structural protein 1-like, giving the protein MGSSSKKCVFVFLLLLSIVLELSVTTLGDGKLNKELKEDGCGIGRRGCSGRGREGRGLFGVGGVGGGSGFGAGGGVGAGASGGVGGGEGFGAGGGVGCGGGGGGGGGGGGGLGGGFGQGGGFGGGVGAGGGVGGGGGFGGGGGVGAGGGVGGGGGFGGGGGGGL; this is encoded by the coding sequence ATGGGTTCTTCTTCGAAAAAATGTGTCTTTGTGTTTCTTCTTCTCTTGAGCATTGTGTTAGAGTTGAGTGTAACAACTCTTGGTGATGGCAAGCTTAACAAAGAATTGAAGGAAGATGGTTGTGGAATTGGTAGGAGGGGTTGTAGTGGTAGGGGAAGGGAAGGACGAGGGTTATTTGGAGTCGGAGGAGTTGGTGGTGGCAGTGGGTTTGGAGCTGGAGGCGGTGTCGGCGCAGGTGCAAGTGGCGGAGTTGGTGGAGGAGAAGGTTTTGGAGCAGGTGGTGGCGTTGGatgtggtggtggtggaggtggaggtggaggtggaggaGGAGGCCTCGGAGGAGGTTTTGGACAAGGTGGTGGATTTGGTGGTGGAGTTGGAGCAGGTGGAGGCGTTGGAGGCGGTGGAGGATTCGGAGGAGGTGGTGGAGTTGGAGCAGGTGGAGGCGTTGGAGGCGGTGGAGGATTcggaggaggtggtggtggtggactTTAA
- the LOC113771592 gene encoding glycine-rich cell wall structural protein 1-like — translation MGSSQKWFCVLLLILSVVLELSVVAFGDSKIEKERWGGNDCGFGRRGCFGGGRGGFGRPGGRGPGFGGGRGRGGGFGGGAGGGLGGGGGVGGGGGFGGGVGGGAGKGGGFGAGGGVGGGAGGGVGGGGGFGGGGGGGVGGGSGHGGGFGAGGGVGGGGGLGGGAGGGGGGGSGGGGGLGGGSGHGGGFGAGGGVGGGAGGIGGGAGGGGGGGGGGGGGIGGGSGHGGGFGAGGGVGGGIGGGAGGGGGGGGGGGGGGGGIGSGSGHGGGFGAGGGVGGGAGGGVGGGGGFGGGGGGGVGGGSGHGGGFGAGGGVGGGAGGGAGGGLGGGHGGGIGVGVGVGIGVGAGAGAGKGVGVGSGSGSGGEGGGQ, via the coding sequence ATGGGTTCTTCTCAAAAATGGTTTTGCGTGCTTCTTCTTATCTTGAGTGTGGTGTTAGAATTGAGTGTAGTTGCTTTTGGAGATAGCAAGATAGAAAAAGAGAGGTGGGGAGGTAATGATTGTGGATTTGGAAGGAGAGGTTGTTTTGGTGGTGGACGTGGTGGATTTGGAAGACCAGGAGGAAGAGGTCCTGGATTTGGAGGTGGACGTGGACGTGGTGGAGGTTTTGGTGGAGGTGCTGGAGGAGGTCTTGGTGGTGGAGGTGGAGTAGGTGGAGGTGGCGGTTTTGGCGGTGGAGTTGGGGGTGGTGCAGGTAAAGGTGGAGGGTTTGGAGCAGGAGGTGGTGTTGGAGGAGGTGCGGGAGGCGGTGTAGGTGGAGGAGGAGGGTTTGGAggaggtggaggtggtggtgtTGGAGGAGGGTCAGGTCATGGTGGTGGATTTGGAGCTGGAGGTGGTGTAGGTGGTGGTGGAGGACTTGGTGGTGGTGctggtggaggaggaggaggaggtagTGGTGGAGGCGGTGGCCTTGGAGGTGGTTCAGGTCATGGAGGTGGGTTTGGAGCTGGTGGAGGTGTAGGTGGTGGTGCTGGAGGAATTGGTGGAGGTGctggaggaggaggtggtggcggtggaggaggaggaggtggcATTGGTGGTGGCTCTGGGCATGGAGGAGGGTTTGGAGCAGGAGGTGGAGTAGGGGGTGGCATTGGAGGAGGAGCAGGTGGAGGGGGTGGCGGCGGaggaggtggaggtggaggtggtggcGGCATTGGAAGTGGTTCTGGCCACGGTGGTGGATTCGGTGCAGGAGGAGGTGTAGGGGGTGGGGCAGGTGGAGGAGTTGGAGGTGGTGGAGGAtttggaggtggtggtggtggaggagtAGGGGGAGGATCAGGCCATGGTGGTGGTTTTGGAGCTGGTGGAGGTGTAGGAGGTGGAGCTGGAGGCGGTGCAGGTGGTGGTTTAGGAGGTGGCCATGGAGGTGGAATTGGTGTTGGGGTTGGAGTAGGCATTGGCGTAGGGGCTGGTGCTGGTGCTGGCAAGGGCGTTGGTGTTGGTAGTGGTTCCGGCAGCGGTGGAGAAGGTGGTGGACAGTAG